A genomic window from Actinomycetaceae bacterium MB13-C1-2 includes:
- a CDS encoding thioredoxin domain-containing protein — translation MSSGSEIQQRNRAVIPLLIVAVAVILIAAVLFMQSGSGKDDAKDAPVDVPQSSEEGKVPEDTVITETEESAGSEENPYAELAFAEERNPDDPLAAGPVDAPVAMVIFSDYQCGYCAKWSTETLPLMMEYVEDGKLRIEWRDVNIFGEDSERAAAASYAAGLQGKFWEYHDRLFADGATRSPAELSEESLTELASELGLDQAKFTKDLNAESTLDAVKRNANLGLSMGVSSTPSFLVGLEPVVGAQPSEYFVQLLNQKLALAGS, via the coding sequence TTGAGTTCAGGCAGTGAGATCCAGCAGCGTAATCGCGCCGTAATCCCTCTTTTGATTGTGGCGGTGGCGGTAATTCTGATCGCCGCAGTTCTGTTTATGCAGTCAGGCTCAGGAAAGGACGACGCAAAGGACGCGCCCGTAGACGTACCGCAGTCCAGTGAAGAGGGCAAGGTCCCAGAAGACACCGTGATCACCGAGACCGAAGAATCTGCCGGATCGGAGGAGAATCCATACGCGGAACTCGCCTTTGCTGAGGAACGAAATCCTGATGATCCACTGGCCGCCGGTCCGGTGGACGCCCCGGTCGCTATGGTGATCTTTTCTGACTATCAGTGCGGATACTGCGCCAAGTGGAGCACAGAAACACTCCCGCTGATGATGGAGTATGTGGAGGACGGAAAACTACGCATTGAATGGCGCGATGTCAACATATTTGGTGAGGACTCAGAGCGTGCCGCCGCGGCCTCGTACGCAGCGGGTCTACAGGGCAAGTTCTGGGAGTACCATGACAGGCTATTTGCTGACGGCGCCACCCGAAGCCCCGCAGAACTGAGTGAAGAGTCGTTGACGGAGCTTGCCTCCGAACTAGGACTCGATCAAGCAAAGTTCACCAAAGATCTGAACGCAGAGAGCACGCTAGATGCCGTTAAGCGGAACGCCAATCTAGGCTTGAGCATGGGGGTCAGTTCGACCCCGTCATTCCTGGTGGGTCTTGAACCGGTCGTTGGCGCGCAACCGAGTGAGTACTTCGTCCAGCTACTAAACCAGAAGCTCGCACTGGCGGGAAGCTAA
- a CDS encoding cytochrome c biogenesis CcdA family protein: MDVGLLTAFVGGMLAILSPCAALLLPAFFASTVGSGPRLLIHGVVFYVGLLLVLVPLGVGAGVLGSLFVSHRELIINGASLLLVVFGIMTVFGIGFDASKMLPGSQKLENTTAGSVGLVKSFLLGATSGLAGFCAGPILGAVLTLAAAQGNLVTAGLLLAIYAAGMVVPLLIIALLWNRMGEKGRGRLRGRTFEVFGRRFHSTSVVTGLLMVGVGVLFWATNGLVTMPDLLPGSLSAWLQKNSSILSNVWVDVAAIALVAAILLFVWWRSDRKRDLDSADEGDSPKAPSSIVEVSGVVQPGRDRKN; encoded by the coding sequence GTGGACGTAGGCTTGCTCACCGCGTTCGTCGGCGGAATGCTGGCGATCCTAAGTCCGTGCGCGGCACTACTGCTTCCCGCGTTTTTCGCCTCAACTGTGGGGTCTGGCCCCAGACTCTTGATCCACGGAGTTGTCTTTTACGTGGGACTGTTGTTGGTTCTGGTTCCCCTCGGTGTCGGGGCAGGAGTCCTGGGAAGCCTGTTTGTCTCTCACCGCGAGCTGATCATCAACGGCGCGTCACTGCTGCTGGTCGTCTTTGGGATCATGACGGTTTTCGGAATTGGCTTCGACGCCTCGAAGATGTTGCCCGGTTCCCAGAAGCTTGAGAACACAACCGCAGGTAGTGTGGGCCTGGTTAAGTCCTTCCTTCTTGGAGCGACCAGCGGACTCGCCGGTTTCTGCGCGGGTCCGATCCTTGGTGCAGTACTGACTCTTGCCGCGGCCCAGGGGAACCTGGTAACCGCTGGCCTACTGCTGGCTATCTATGCGGCCGGCATGGTTGTGCCGCTCTTGATCATCGCGCTGCTGTGGAACCGAATGGGAGAGAAGGGGCGTGGCCGTCTGCGCGGGAGGACCTTTGAGGTATTCGGGCGTCGGTTTCACTCGACTTCGGTGGTCACCGGTCTGCTAATGGTCGGTGTTGGAGTGTTGTTCTGGGCGACCAACGGCCTTGTAACCATGCCCGACCTACTGCCGGGCTCGTTGTCAGCATGGCTTCAGAAGAACAGCTCGATTCTGTCGAACGTCTGGGTTGATGTCGCGGCCATTGCTTTGGTGGCGGCTATCTTGTTATTCGTCTGGTGGCGTTCGGACCGCAAACGGGATTTAGACAGTGCGGATGAGGGGGACAGTCCGAAGGCTCCCAGTTCAATCGTCGAGGTTTCGGGCGTGGTTCAGCCTGGGCGTGACAGGAAAAACTAG
- a CDS encoding HAD family hydrolase, giving the protein MPTDFTKTRERRIVFVDVDGTITDNSGAVPASTPTAIRQTRERGHLVLLCTGRAYRDIPEEVLAIGFDGAVTNGGATVVFGDKTLLNQTLTVEQATRMLDYFDSNGLQYIAQTTGLTHRSTNYVSSMEQYQLMLSAEGVEADFSEIIDWLGLMPLIDTVDLNTITKAAFVGLDPELLPKAKAELGDDFYIVNGSLPNAAGFSGEIAPPGITKGTGVEMVLDHLRMSKEQAIGIGDSHNDVDMFEACGTSIAMGNGESVLKEIANFVTADVDADGVELALAKLGLIEPSE; this is encoded by the coding sequence ATGCCTACGGATTTCACCAAGACCCGCGAACGCAGGATCGTTTTTGTCGATGTTGACGGGACCATTACCGATAATTCGGGAGCGGTTCCTGCGTCTACTCCGACGGCTATCAGGCAGACGCGAGAACGAGGGCATCTGGTCCTTCTCTGCACGGGGCGTGCCTATCGCGACATCCCCGAGGAAGTGTTGGCAATCGGCTTCGATGGAGCCGTCACCAATGGCGGGGCAACTGTTGTCTTCGGGGACAAGACGCTACTTAACCAGACGCTCACTGTCGAACAGGCAACCCGGATGCTCGACTACTTTGATTCCAACGGGCTACAGTACATCGCCCAAACCACCGGGTTAACCCATCGCAGTACCAACTACGTGTCTTCGATGGAGCAGTATCAACTAATGCTTAGTGCTGAGGGTGTCGAGGCGGACTTTTCCGAGATCATTGACTGGCTTGGTCTTATGCCACTAATTGATACCGTTGATCTGAACACCATTACCAAGGCCGCATTTGTTGGCCTGGACCCAGAATTGTTGCCCAAAGCAAAAGCCGAGCTTGGCGACGACTTCTATATCGTGAATGGTTCGCTTCCAAACGCCGCCGGTTTCAGCGGAGAAATCGCTCCACCCGGCATCACGAAGGGTACCGGGGTCGAGATGGTTCTCGATCACCTGAGGATGAGTAAAGAGCAAGCAATTGGCATCGGCGATAGCCACAATGATGTGGACATGTTTGAAGCTTGCGGAACCTCGATCGCGATGGGAAACGGCGAGTCCGTTCTCAAGGAGATCGCGAACTTCGTTACGGCGGACGTTGACGCTGACGGTGTTGAACTGGCGCTCGCAAAGCTGGGGCTGATCGAACCGAGCGAATAG
- the ald gene encoding alanine dehydrogenase yields the protein MRVGVPTEIKNNEFRVALTPAGAMELTARGHEVLIQRGAGDGSAIWDQEYARAGAQIIDTAEEVWQQADLILKVKEPVGPEYNLMRPGQVLFTYLHLAASRECTEAVLNSGITAIAYETVQLPDGSLPLLIPMSEVAGSLAPQIGGHYLMRPNGGRGLLLGGVTTTRRANTVIIGGGVAGEQAAKIALGLGSEVTVIDLSIPRLKKLEDILDWRIQTRTSNIMNIAEAVAAADLVVGSVLIPGNKAPKLVTDEMVAGMKPGSVLVDIAIDQGGCFEGSRPTTHDDPVYQVHDSLYYCVANIPGAVPETATYALTNATLPYVLSIADKGWQDAVDDNRALSPGVNARDGRLVHPGVREAFPDLA from the coding sequence ATGCGCGTCGGCGTTCCAACAGAGATCAAGAACAATGAGTTCAGGGTGGCTCTGACGCCAGCGGGAGCGATGGAACTGACTGCTCGTGGTCACGAGGTGTTGATTCAGCGGGGGGCTGGAGATGGCAGCGCTATTTGGGATCAGGAGTACGCCCGGGCGGGCGCGCAGATAATCGACACGGCTGAGGAAGTCTGGCAACAGGCCGACCTGATTTTGAAGGTCAAGGAACCTGTGGGACCGGAATACAACCTGATGCGGCCAGGCCAGGTTCTGTTCACGTACCTGCATCTTGCCGCATCGAGAGAATGCACTGAGGCCGTTCTGAACTCCGGCATCACGGCGATAGCCTATGAGACTGTCCAACTCCCAGACGGATCACTGCCCCTTTTGATTCCCATGTCCGAGGTCGCTGGCAGCCTGGCACCGCAGATCGGTGGGCACTATCTGATGCGGCCCAACGGAGGGCGAGGTCTGCTACTTGGCGGTGTCACGACCACTCGTCGTGCCAACACCGTCATTATCGGCGGAGGGGTCGCAGGAGAGCAGGCCGCGAAGATAGCTCTAGGTCTTGGTTCAGAGGTGACGGTGATTGATCTGTCCATTCCACGCCTCAAGAAGCTAGAAGACATCCTCGACTGGAGGATTCAGACGCGGACCTCAAACATCATGAACATTGCCGAGGCAGTTGCCGCAGCGGATCTGGTGGTCGGATCAGTCCTGATCCCGGGGAACAAGGCGCCGAAGCTGGTCACTGACGAGATGGTTGCAGGCATGAAACCGGGTTCGGTCCTCGTCGATATAGCAATTGACCAGGGTGGTTGTTTCGAAGGGTCTAGGCCAACGACACACGATGATCCGGTGTACCAGGTCCACGACTCCCTCTATTATTGCGTCGCCAACATTCCGGGTGCTGTGCCCGAGACGGCCACGTATGCTCTGACAAACGCCACGCTCCCATACGTCTTGTCGATTGCGGACAAGGGATGGCAGGATGCGGTCGACGATAATCGTGCGCTGTCTCCAGGGGTTAACGCTCGTGACGGGAGACTGGTACACCCGGGAGTCAGGGAAGCTTTCCCTGACTTGGCGTAA
- a CDS encoding nucleotidyltransferase family protein, translating into MSIDKDNVAPGPKQHKAVILARGLGSRMRKESEGAELTDEQRKAADSGVKAMISIDRPFLDYVISALADADFTDICLVIGPEHDMIRDYYDNVEKSRVTISYAVQEEPLGTADALRAAEEFAAGEPFLVLNSDNYYPVAAYEALRDMEGAGLVGFDRVAMFEKSNIASDRVAAFALATGDEEGRLVDVVEKPSEEQIVTLGNDAMVSMNLWKFTEPIFAAAAVIPKSARGEYEIIDAVRQAMDDGEPFSIVRSEDGVLDMSNRDDIASVAAALDGTEVSL; encoded by the coding sequence ATGAGCATCGACAAAGACAATGTTGCACCCGGTCCGAAACAACATAAGGCGGTCATCCTAGCGCGCGGCCTCGGATCGCGCATGAGGAAGGAATCAGAGGGTGCCGAACTGACCGACGAACAACGAAAGGCTGCGGACAGCGGCGTTAAGGCAATGATCTCAATTGATCGACCGTTCCTTGACTACGTTATCAGTGCACTTGCGGACGCGGACTTCACCGATATCTGCCTGGTCATTGGTCCCGAGCACGACATGATCCGCGACTACTATGACAACGTCGAGAAGTCCCGTGTCACCATTTCATATGCTGTTCAAGAAGAGCCGCTCGGAACTGCGGATGCGCTTCGGGCAGCCGAGGAGTTTGCAGCGGGCGAGCCGTTCCTGGTTCTTAACTCTGACAACTACTATCCTGTGGCGGCGTACGAGGCGCTCCGCGACATGGAGGGCGCTGGCCTGGTCGGATTCGACCGCGTCGCAATGTTCGAGAAATCCAACATTGCCTCGGACCGCGTTGCTGCCTTTGCACTCGCAACCGGAGACGAAGAGGGACGTCTGGTAGACGTCGTTGAAAAGCCCAGCGAAGAACAGATTGTTACTCTTGGCAATGATGCCATGGTTTCGATGAATCTATGGAAGTTTACTGAACCGATCTTCGCCGCAGCGGCGGTGATACCCAAGTCGGCCCGCGGTGAGTACGAGATCATTGACGCGGTTCGTCAGGCAATGGACGACGGAGAGCCTTTCTCAATCGTTCGTTCAGAGGACGGCGTTCTGGATATGTCGAATCGCGACGACATCGCATCGGTTGCTGCCGCGCTTGATGGTACCGAGGTTTCCCTTTGA
- a CDS encoding galactokinase family protein: MSWFVPGRIEVLGKHVDYAGGRSLLVATEQGVTATATDLLTARPGTIEAHSTLSRDAVTVVAGEGLDLPSGHWGRYVQTVVDRLTQNFGELKAAAVEVDSTLPLASGMSSSSALVVAVALALADHNDLWELPQWRQSLEDRLDLAGYAAAIENGADFKALKGSSGVGTFGGSQDHAAMLNCISEYLTPITYFPLAAHEPVPVPDGWTFAVAVSGVLAEKTGAALHSYNDVSLRVTELVDVWNRAHDSNCLTLAQVIDQSENAAEELGQLLLDDPELAKRPDLMERLLAYLVETGEVIPVAEAALQVGDVEAFGAAVDLSHQNADQNLHNQIDETNALQRIARDLGAAAASAFGAGFGGSVWALIPKDGAQEWADNWLETYLERFPDNGARASVLITGAGESAHRI; the protein is encoded by the coding sequence TTGAGCTGGTTCGTTCCTGGGCGGATCGAGGTTCTTGGAAAGCACGTTGATTACGCCGGGGGACGGTCTTTGTTGGTGGCGACCGAACAGGGAGTCACCGCGACTGCTACGGACCTTCTCACTGCTCGGCCCGGAACGATTGAGGCGCACTCTACCCTCTCACGTGACGCCGTGACGGTCGTCGCCGGAGAAGGTCTGGATTTACCCTCGGGACACTGGGGGCGGTACGTGCAGACGGTGGTTGATCGGCTAACGCAGAATTTCGGCGAGTTGAAGGCGGCGGCGGTTGAGGTCGACTCGACGTTGCCGCTGGCATCGGGAATGAGTTCCTCGTCTGCGCTCGTTGTTGCGGTTGCGCTGGCGCTGGCCGACCATAACGACCTTTGGGAGTTGCCGCAATGGCGGCAGAGTCTAGAGGATCGTTTAGACCTCGCTGGTTACGCTGCAGCCATCGAGAATGGCGCTGACTTCAAGGCACTGAAGGGGTCCAGTGGGGTGGGTACGTTTGGCGGGTCGCAGGATCATGCCGCAATGTTGAACTGCATCTCGGAGTACCTGACACCGATAACGTACTTCCCGCTCGCGGCGCATGAGCCGGTGCCGGTGCCGGACGGATGGACGTTTGCTGTTGCAGTTTCCGGGGTTCTGGCAGAAAAGACGGGCGCGGCGCTTCATTCCTACAACGACGTTTCGTTGCGAGTCACGGAACTGGTAGATGTATGGAACCGCGCCCACGATTCCAACTGTCTGACGCTGGCCCAGGTGATCGATCAGTCGGAGAATGCAGCGGAGGAACTCGGGCAGCTCTTGTTGGATGACCCGGAGCTTGCGAAGCGGCCGGACCTGATGGAGCGTTTACTTGCTTACCTGGTTGAGACCGGGGAGGTCATTCCAGTAGCGGAGGCTGCGCTTCAGGTCGGTGACGTCGAGGCGTTCGGCGCTGCGGTGGATCTTTCTCATCAAAACGCCGATCAGAACCTGCACAACCAAATCGACGAGACCAACGCGTTGCAGCGTATCGCGCGCGATCTTGGAGCTGCGGCTGCTTCAGCTTTCGGGGCGGGTTTCGGCGGTTCGGTGTGGGCGCTGATTCCAAAGGACGGCGCACAAGAGTGGGCCGACAACTGGCTTGAGACCTATTTGGAGCGGTTCCCCGACAACGGTGCCAGAGCATCCGTCCTAATTACAGGGGCGGGCGAGTCGGCTCACCGAATCTAG
- a CDS encoding succinic semialdehyde dehydrogenase — protein sequence MNSNDGLPNGTDGEPSPRQMQTRAMSSFVAVVREPGRYLSNDSESDKSESVRISPLTDLPLPSVAKTAMSELDEVFSRARTTQVQWERLPISSRAKLLRTFESLMWKYQEQILDVIQWETGKPRKHAFEEILDVSQNIGFVTGKGPSILRDRATSGAVPILSRATVSHHPIGVIGVIAPWNYPFTLAISDACAALLAGNSVVLKPASQTPLCAIMVCSLLQRAGLAPGVFQLVLGPGKTAGESVARQADYVMFTGSTKVGSHIAELCGSRLIGFSGELGGKNPSVVFSDADLKKWAETAKRECFSNSGQLCVSIERIFIHESVWDRALSLLIEAVATLRPGRNFQWTTDFGPLVDSAQFDRVNKQIDDAISKGATVLTGGRPLPELGPTGYCPTLLTNVTEEMQLYSEETFGPIVALYPWSNQHQMVNKVNNSAYGLNGSVWSSDRSNAIRVAGRLQVGSVSINEGYGATWGSVTAPIGGFKSSGVGRRHGPEGLLKYTETQTVTTGPKSLDPWLGMSARTWAEIEGALVRGRNLLWRLTSRA from the coding sequence ATGAACTCCAACGACGGACTGCCGAACGGGACTGACGGCGAACCATCACCGCGACAGATGCAGACACGGGCGATGAGTTCGTTCGTGGCCGTGGTCCGTGAGCCTGGGCGATACCTATCTAACGATTCCGAATCTGATAAGTCCGAAAGTGTGCGAATCTCTCCTCTTACGGATCTACCTCTGCCGTCAGTTGCCAAGACCGCCATGTCCGAGCTGGACGAGGTTTTCTCACGCGCCCGAACTACCCAAGTTCAGTGGGAGCGTCTTCCAATCTCTAGTCGCGCCAAGCTGCTCCGCACATTTGAGTCGCTGATGTGGAAGTACCAGGAGCAAATTCTCGACGTGATTCAGTGGGAAACGGGGAAGCCACGAAAACACGCGTTCGAAGAAATACTCGACGTTTCCCAAAACATCGGATTTGTGACAGGAAAAGGTCCCTCGATCTTACGAGATCGTGCGACTTCTGGCGCCGTCCCCATCCTTTCCAGGGCGACGGTGTCCCACCATCCGATTGGTGTTATTGGTGTCATCGCCCCGTGGAATTACCCCTTCACTCTAGCCATTTCTGATGCCTGCGCGGCCCTCTTAGCCGGGAACTCGGTGGTCCTGAAACCCGCCTCACAGACGCCCCTATGTGCGATCATGGTCTGCTCTTTGTTACAGCGAGCCGGTCTTGCGCCGGGAGTGTTCCAACTGGTTCTCGGCCCGGGCAAGACGGCGGGAGAAAGCGTCGCCAGGCAAGCGGACTATGTAATGTTCACCGGCTCAACAAAGGTCGGATCCCATATCGCCGAACTCTGCGGCAGCCGGCTAATCGGGTTCTCCGGTGAACTAGGAGGGAAGAACCCCTCCGTGGTGTTCTCGGATGCCGACCTTAAAAAGTGGGCCGAAACAGCGAAAAGGGAGTGCTTCTCAAACTCGGGTCAGCTATGTGTCTCAATCGAACGGATTTTCATTCACGAATCGGTTTGGGACAGGGCACTTTCGCTACTCATCGAGGCCGTGGCGACGCTGAGGCCAGGACGAAACTTCCAGTGGACAACGGACTTCGGGCCACTGGTGGACTCAGCGCAGTTTGACAGAGTAAATAAGCAAATCGATGACGCGATCTCGAAGGGCGCGACGGTTCTTACCGGAGGACGACCACTGCCCGAACTCGGTCCCACCGGATACTGCCCGACTCTACTCACAAACGTCACCGAAGAGATGCAACTGTATTCCGAGGAGACCTTCGGCCCGATTGTCGCGCTGTATCCGTGGAGCAATCAGCACCAGATGGTGAACAAGGTGAACAACAGCGCCTACGGACTGAATGGGTCAGTCTGGAGCTCCGATCGATCCAATGCGATTAGAGTTGCAGGCCGGCTTCAGGTCGGTTCCGTCAGCATCAACGAAGGCTACGGAGCGACCTGGGGATCAGTGACCGCACCGATAGGTGGGTTCAAGAGTTCAGGCGTGGGACGACGCCACGGACCCGAAGGACTTCTCAAATATACCGAGACGCAGACAGTAACCACTGGGCCCAAGAGCCTCGACCCCTGGCTCGGAATGAGTGCGAGGACCTGGGCTGAAATCGAGGGTGCTCTGGTACGGGGTCGAAACTTGCTCTGGCGACTCACAAGTCGAGCGTGA
- a CDS encoding DUF222 domain-containing protein, with protein MTDLDVTASEVASLEGEELLRLCRCVALEMNRLQKLQTQIAKQIWSMSEGSLSQDSLTKQYGCRSSVELVQRLTGEPARVVSARIRLGRQTAVRVSLLGEELPPLQEHVASALESGYLNVDSAGHISRLIAEKVRPSNVDDLDFAERSLVQAATGFDFGAGDAPGMALHADDIRRLCLKWDEALDPDGTAPDDDLRLRGRFLNVGPTRDGLSKVTGLLTAETAAAFGVVLDSLNNPRAKADGRVTSAEAYEATVRDSSSIGGAYLPDTETETDPEVDAGVDVLDSGLASEADPTDDRTAGQRRHDALATALNVALSSRDLPVLQGANAMIVVEVREESLARHFGWQYMEGGIDGSDSAPGRLGTRPDSGPGSVFESDHQSCWGPAPADNLRVGSGSVSPAWLIGHDGAPTPLSMNTVSGLTCGAVIQAVVRDSLGRITQLGSPARIFSATQRRAIALRDGGCVIPGCTVPASWCEVHHVMPHAFGGPTHTDNGVLLCRFHHSTIDSNGWEIKMNHGVPLVRPPNWLKSLYPDDPRREWMNQVLADQAIRIREKLEARKKQRVRNNGVGPGSGGSGFVNRNVVDTDLVHGIADIAVVEARGPAVVDTLSIRPDVVAAHFSDADCVTSGDVGAGVVDSGIADADFLNSGDENLSLVAA; from the coding sequence ATGACCGATTTGGACGTGACCGCGAGCGAAGTGGCCTCTCTTGAGGGAGAAGAGCTGCTTCGTCTATGTAGGTGCGTCGCTCTGGAAATGAATCGTCTACAGAAGCTGCAGACCCAGATCGCTAAACAAATCTGGTCGATGTCGGAAGGATCGTTGAGTCAGGACTCGCTGACTAAGCAGTATGGCTGCCGCAGTTCTGTGGAGCTTGTTCAGCGGCTCACTGGCGAGCCAGCTCGCGTTGTTTCTGCGCGAATAAGACTTGGTCGTCAGACTGCGGTTCGCGTTTCACTGTTGGGGGAGGAACTACCGCCACTCCAGGAACACGTCGCCAGTGCGCTTGAGTCCGGTTACCTGAATGTGGACTCGGCCGGACATATCTCCCGGCTTATTGCTGAGAAGGTGCGTCCCTCGAATGTCGACGATCTGGATTTCGCGGAGCGCAGTCTGGTTCAGGCAGCCACAGGTTTCGATTTTGGTGCCGGTGATGCTCCGGGAATGGCGTTGCATGCTGATGACATTCGCCGCTTGTGCCTGAAGTGGGACGAGGCGTTGGATCCCGATGGCACGGCACCGGACGATGATCTCAGGTTGCGTGGGCGTTTCCTAAATGTGGGGCCAACGAGGGACGGACTGTCGAAGGTTACGGGGTTACTTACTGCGGAGACCGCAGCTGCGTTTGGTGTGGTTCTCGACTCGCTCAACAACCCTCGTGCTAAGGCTGATGGTCGGGTGACTTCGGCAGAGGCATACGAGGCAACGGTTCGTGATAGCAGTTCAATTGGCGGTGCGTACTTGCCCGATACTGAGACAGAGACTGATCCTGAGGTAGACGCCGGGGTTGATGTCTTGGACTCAGGTTTGGCTTCAGAAGCAGATCCGACCGATGATCGTACGGCGGGTCAGCGACGTCACGACGCCCTGGCGACTGCTTTGAATGTGGCTCTTTCTAGTAGAGATCTTCCGGTGCTACAGGGTGCTAACGCAATGATCGTGGTGGAGGTGAGGGAAGAGTCCCTTGCTCGACACTTCGGCTGGCAATACATGGAAGGTGGGATCGACGGCTCTGACTCCGCTCCTGGTCGTTTAGGGACTCGCCCGGATTCTGGTCCTGGTTCAGTTTTCGAATCAGACCATCAGTCTTGCTGGGGCCCTGCACCTGCAGACAACCTTCGAGTTGGTTCTGGCTCCGTGAGTCCGGCATGGTTGATCGGCCATGATGGTGCACCGACGCCATTGTCTATGAATACCGTCAGCGGTCTGACTTGTGGAGCTGTAATTCAGGCGGTGGTCAGGGACAGCCTCGGGCGGATAACCCAACTCGGATCTCCCGCTCGGATTTTTTCGGCGACGCAGCGGAGGGCGATTGCATTGCGTGACGGCGGGTGCGTGATCCCTGGTTGCACGGTTCCAGCATCGTGGTGCGAGGTACACCACGTAATGCCTCATGCGTTCGGTGGGCCGACGCACACGGACAATGGAGTGCTTCTGTGCCGCTTTCACCACTCGACGATTGATAGCAATGGGTGGGAAATCAAGATGAACCACGGAGTTCCATTGGTCCGGCCGCCGAACTGGTTGAAGAGTCTGTATCCAGATGATCCACGGCGAGAATGGATGAATCAAGTACTGGCCGATCAGGCTATACGAATCCGGGAGAAACTTGAGGCTCGAAAGAAACAGCGCGTCCGGAATAATGGGGTTGGTCCTGGGTCTGGTGGCTCGGGTTTCGTTAACCGGAACGTTGTAGACACCGATCTTGTTCACGGCATTGCTGATATTGCCGTTGTGGAGGCGCGCGGCCCTGCCGTTGTAGACACGCTGTCTATTCGCCCCGACGTTGTTGCCGCCCACTTCAGTGATGCTGACTGCGTAACCAGTGGTGATGTCGGTGCGGGCGTTGTTGACTCTGGTATTGCCGATGCTGACTTTCTCAACAGCGGCGATGAGAACTTGAGTCTGGTCGCCGCGTGA